Proteins encoded in a region of the Perca fluviatilis chromosome 6, GENO_Pfluv_1.0, whole genome shotgun sequence genome:
- the LOC120561104 gene encoding uncharacterized protein LOC120561104, which produces MADWKKSWRLLIIFSLLSLTELFEVRDEEWKELSPDIAALHQLRGLSDHMFHENIRNPPNHRDTTVHVARDELKSVSREDIDRNPMTLLADLEDENFTASVIQKEQDFEGFLAAIDKQKTQDVLLSASEISHSYSPKLLVMTDKEKSTNDRVQQEYSMDPRYSVIVSNECLFNVSCVPEADSYTLVKIFGSVSEDGQTVSGLSGSSLAELMLKPSLETAPVFSLDGNTTKDFQHNFIRVFTARGITAVLETNQENHQTYQVMNQLGEVSRYQIPQRPVDHSIQYGHQQILILEDDPVVRTAATYLFEKHPTVSSVYVLDNNQRPVLIRGDSVLLTEESRLVLVGHGRKDNSGEMRLGGYEVQDVSKIIQQTSRRSNKIKTISVVACDVGSDKAFIETLLKDLHETAGIKTELHIRDAVIQVSHTGEKITQKDGEQWRHEDDSKKVVATLDRNGDVIIRNEPGSKGKEIFTAERNFLGKTKKRFLVYRDSWPDEPKRFINQNVYDNLNANERNACNQLEALSWGLFHDENIPRPEKMKIKNLDLKEYYLSPKKKVKNEQTGWYELTGEVETINNKQKVKDILSNCYEIKSGEDIRNVIRHYAKDGEDEVTYLKVNDWILEVNPISLYVYLIGKKLDNNERGNEQKVKKCIEDQIGKERYSDIRKGIKAEMGQNDPKEGYAQYVEGIFRGEPTTPRLPLPAEAWCTTYFTASVISESARNFRTFPLILMALDMVQSTDNNIKANGLNFLWEEHSMARGRSWIDPSRREFSGSADYERSSKLQNPNPSTSEELRNDLKKLITSEIQLYDKWIGKKDPSQIFNIAKKYEITEPNAVQDYETFINTVGESDSTASGALGGYNDGHVTSQDLKSASELEKSFKLESYYSRRSVLTAEQVYSQLKAKYGESLAGLQVQEGSARMENGEFVCNLLNGTDAKSVEFRAELSPESQHYSKAMSESIETAVHDMENHGSSHQGSKYVEHAGHAVGTLGLMLGMKGAVRAFEQGDFKDGVVGSLQTAHGVTAMTSSIIAKQALSSEARMAKAVTSVMKRPAKKGFTSVIPIVGIGFGIYNDKQDFKRGDTLGYIDASLDGSIVGLDVIETAQPELVPLIMPINLALSVVRMGIDEIYMGVQNELNNLPKDAGLLEKLGAVSLGFLNEIWDFDIRAASFFYDWRYDEIEQGHILVAQISDYHKYYKVTKQQDGTSAIDFSGGDSSGNGGGIHFCLTDQGPSELCMDYFVSSNESFGKRCWQIDTQGSKDIILGLGESQQLEYTTLHKKILWFIPAGSVTVVSGVKAVSESRFGEYKGHRDSNHFFAIQKAEDEHVIEVMLSYYYRLYGEPGDDIFFLGPQRSYVEGCGGKDTYIIPKNGGKTTINNYDPSKALDTLHFSVNYSHISVSKSGNDVVLMYEGSHTVTIEGWFLGEPYRHMNMLSGDGVLFEISSVVVSSVQLVAVGVNKMFSSRSENVNASEPLLSKVTNVFGSQYDDVIVGNGENNIIDGGGGHDQLMGGEGEDMYIVKVRKQSSVLIENTSKDTKTDLAIIEAKLHTFRVEVLYDSIVLTAPHNNTPIRVTLGNWFRSAADRHLLVVTKDLITFTISDNKADCLDRRNLFTKCIKSSSIDYSSSPSPLLVDLQEDEAFSSLTEVRGSKFNDVIRGNKEHNVIVPGGGDDFIQGRGGEDWYVITPGQGVKTINNQSPDLALDILFLKEEYENIKCSCEGQSIIMLVHGRKDVILQNWFDSKFHQHLQIKTSDGITAGLMTNRSSCDDSLMFPVTVDYRNQKPKCVSRFRVFYGLQCTMMNMINHDSVKEMYGSSGFDIMVGNSNENLLDPYTGGALMVGGEGKDTYIIKQGYGNSMIDNFAEDQSIDTVSVDMDYLHCSQVTLDSSTDDLKVTITSKGEQLKFTLLNYAKSSKYQHLVFQSSDGVNFKLKSLNSTGDVPFFQIEAFKVTLKQLQVDCRLDLNSQRNLSKVHTVQGCPSQSNDILGNDQDNALIGGWKDDTLEGGAGDDTLIGGNGDDILIGGLGDDTLYGEDGNDTMMGDSGRDVFLPGPGAGVVDEGTWRTRL; this is translated from the exons AGGTGAGAGATGAAGAGTGGAAGGAGCTCAGCCCGGATATCGCTGCACTACACCAGCTCAGAggactgtctgatcacatgtttCATGAAAATATCAGGAACCCACCGAACCACAG GGACACAACCGTGCATGTGGCCAGAGATGAGTTGAAATCTGTTAGCAG GGAGGACATTGACCGAAACCCGATGACTTTGCTCGCTGATCTTGAGGATGAGAATTTCACAGCTTCTGTCATTCAGAAGGAACAG GATTTTGAAGGCTTCTTGGCAGCGATTGATAAACAGAAGACACAAGATGTTCTCCTGAGTGCTTCGGAGATCTCGCACAGCTACAGCCCAAAACTTCTGGTTATGACTGACAAAGAAAAGTCAACAAATGACAGAGTCCAACAGGAATACAGCATGGATCCTCGTTACTCAGTAATAGTCAGCAATGAATGCCTGTTCAATGTCTCGTGTGTACCAGAAGCAGACAGCTACACCTTGGTGAAAATATTTGGGAGTGTTTCAGAAGATGGACAAACTGTGTCTGGCCTTTCTGGCTCTTCACTCGCAGAGCTGATGTTGAAACCGTCACTGGAAACTGCGCCCGTGTTCTCTCTCGATGGAAACACAACCAAAGACTTCCAACATAACTTCATTCGAGTTTTTACGGCCCGTGGCATCACAGCAGTCCTAGAAACAAACCAGGAGAATCATCAGACTTACCAGGTCATGAACCAACTTGGAGAAGTTTCCAGATACCAAATTCCACAAAGACCGGTTGATCACAGCATCCAGTACGGCCACCAGCAGATCCTCATCCTGGAAGATGACCCTGTTGTCAGAACAGCTGCTACGTATCTTTTTGAGAAGCATCCAACGGTTTCCTCTGTCTACGTTCTTGATAACAACCAAAGACCAGTACTGATCCGAGGTGACTCCGTGCTTCTGACAGAGGAGAGCCGGCTGGTGCTGGTCGGCCACGGCAGGAAAGACAACTCGGGAGAAATGAGACTGGGAGGATATGAAGTGCAAGATGTCTCCAAAATCATTCAACAAACCTCCAGGCGTTccaataaaattaaaacaataagtGTGGTGGCCTGTGACGTCGGATCAGATAAAGCATTCATTGAAACACTGCTGAAGGATCTCCATGAGACCGCCGGCATCAAGACAGAGCTGCACATCAGGGACGCTGTGATCCAGGTCagccacacaggagagaaaatcACCCAAAAGGATGGAGAGCAATGGCGACATGAAGATGACAGCAAGAAAGTGGTCGCAACCCTCGATAGGAACGGAGATGTAATTATTAGAAATGAACCCGGCAGTAAAGGAAAGGAAATCTTTACCGCTGAAAGAAACTTTCtaggtaaaacaaaaaaacgtttcctgGTCTACAGAGACAGCTGGCCAGATGAGCCAAAAAGATTTATTAACCAGAATGTTTATGATAACTTGAATGCTAATGAACGTAATGCTTGTAATCAACTTGAAGCTCTATCCTGGGGATTGTTTCATGACGAAAACATACCCCGTCCAGAAAAAATGAAGATTAAAAACTTGGATCTAAAAGAGTATTATttatcccccaaaaaaaaagtaaaaaatgaacaaacagGATGGTATGAGCTTACAGGGGAGGTAGAGAcgataaataataaacaaaaagtaaaagataTTCTTTCCAACTGTTATGAGATTAAATCAGGAGAAGATATCAGGAATGTAATCCGTCACTATGCAAAGGACGGAGAAGATGAGGTTACATACCTGAAGGTCAATGACTGGATATTAGAGGTTAATCCTATAAGTCTGTATGTTTATCTAATCGGAAAAAAGCTTGACAACAATGAAAGAGGAAATGAACAAAAAGTTAAGAAATGTATTGAAGATCAGATAGGAAAAGAAAGATACTCTGACATACGAAAAGGAATTAAAGCAGAAATGGGCCAAAATGACCCTAAAGAAGGATACGCTCAATATGTGGAAGGTATTTTTCGTGGAGAGCCCACAACACCTCGCCTGCCGCTCCCAGCTGAGGCCTGGTGCACCACATATTTCACTGCATCAGTTATATCTGAATCTGCTAGAAACTTCCGGACATTTCCTCTGATTCTCATGGCCCTGGATATGGTCCAAAGCACAGACAACAATATCAAAGCGAATGGACTGAACTTTCTTTGGGAAGAACATTCAATGGCAAGAGGACGTTCTTGGATTGACCCAAGCAGGCGTGAATTTAGTGGCTCAGCCGACTATGAACGTTCCAGCAAATTACAAAACCCAAATCCTTCGACTAGTGAGGAATTAAGGAATGATCTTAAAAAGCTTATAACAAGTGAAATCCAACTGTATGATAAGTGGATTGGAAAAAAAGATCCATCTCAGATATTCAATATCGCTAAGAAATACGAGATAACTGAACCAAATGCAGTTCAGGATTACGAAACGTTCATAAATACAGTAGGTGAGAGCGACTCTACAGCATCCGGAGCATTAGGAGGCTACAACGACGGCCACGTAACATCCCAAGACTTGAAATCTGCCTCTGAGTTGGAAAAGTCCTTCAAACTTGAATCGTATTACTCCAGGCGGAGCGTTTTAACCGCTGAACAAGTCTACAGtcagttaaaggcaaaatatggtGAAAGTCTGGCAGGGTTGCAGGTCCAGGAGGGCAGCGCCAGAATGGAGAACGGAGAGTTTGTGTGTAATCTGTTAAACGGTACTGACGCTAAATCTGTTGAGTTTAGAGCTGAATTATCTCCGGAGAGTCAACACTACTCTAAAGCAATGTCAGAGAGCATTGAAACAGCAGTTCATGACATGGAAAATCATGGTTCCTCCCATCAAGGCAGCAAGTACGTAGAGCACGCTGGGCATGCTGTTGGGACGCTGGGACTCATGCTGGGGATGAAAGGAGCTGTTCGTGCTTTTGAACAGGGTGACTTTAAAGATGGCGTGGTGGGGTCTCTGCAGACGGCTCATGGAGTGACAGCTATGACATCGTCTATTATTGCAAAACAAGCTCTGTCCTCAGAGGCCAGAATGGCCAAAGCTGTAACATCGGTCATGAAAAGACCTGCAAAGAAGGGTTTTACGTCAGTTATACCAATAGTGGGAATTGGATTTGGGATATACAATGATAAACAAGATTTTAAGAGAGGTGACACGCTGGGATATATCGATGCTTCCTTAGATGGTAGTATAGTTGGTTTAGATGTTATTGAAACTGCTCAGCCTGAACTGGTCCCGTTGATAATGCCTATAAACCTGGCTTTATCCGTAGTCCGGATGGGCATTGATGAAATTTATATGGGCGTACAGAATGAACTAAACAACCTCCCGAAAGATGCTGGACTTCTGGAGAAACTGGGGGCCGTTTCTTTAGGCTTTCTGAATGAGATTTGGGATTTTGACATTAGGGCGGCGAGTTTCTTTTATGATTGGCGTTACGATGAAATTGAGCAGGGACACATACTTGTTGCACAGATATCAGACTATCACAAATATTACAAAGTTACAAAGCAACAGGATGGAACGAGTGCCATTGATTTTAGCGGTGGCGACTCTTCTGGGAACGGAGGAGGAATTCACTTCTGCCTCACCGACCAGGGTCCGTCTGAACTCTGCATGGACTATTTTGTGTCTAGTAATGAGAGTTTTGGGAAAAGGTGTTGGCAGATTGATACACAGGGAAGCAAAGATATTATTCTTGGCCTGGGAGAGTCACAGCAGTTAGAGTACACAACACTACATAAGAAAATACTCTGGTTCATACCAGCCGGCTCTGTGACGGTGGTTTCAGGTGTTAAAGCTGTATCAGAGTCAAGGTTTGGGGAATACAAAGGACATAGAGATTCTAATCATTTTTTTGCAATTCAGAAAGCAGAGGATGAACATGTGATTGAAGTCATGTTAAGTTACTATTACAGGCTTTATGGTGAACCAGGTGATGACATATTCTTCCTCGGTCCACAGAGAAGTTATGTTGAAGGATGCGGAGGAAAAGACACGTACATTATTCCTAAAAATGGAGGGAAAACAACCATTAACAACTACGATCCTTCCAAAGCACTAGACACTCTTCATTTCAGTGTTAATTACAGTCACATTTCTGTGTCTAAATCTGGAAATGATGTTGTGTTAATGTATGAGGGAAGTCACACTGTGACCATAGAAGGATGGTTTTTAGGGGAACCGTATCGTCACATGAACATGTTGTCTGGAGACGGAGTCTTGTTTGAGATTTCCTCAGTCGTGGTTTCTTCTGTTCAGCTGGTGGCTGTAGGGGTTAACAAGATGTTTAGTTCTAGAAGTGAAAATGTGAATGCATCCGAGCCACTTTTAAGCAAAGTTACAAACGTCTTTGGGTCTCAGTATGACGATGTGATTGTTGGAAATGGAGAGAATAATATCatagatggaggaggaggtcatGATCAGTTAATGGGCGGTGAAGGAGAAGACATGTACATAGTGAAAGTCAGAAAACAGTCGTCAGTGTTGATTGAAAATACCTCCAAAGACACTAAAACAGACCTGGCCATAATAGAAGCAAAGCTTCACACTTTTAGAGTGGAAGTATTGTATGACAGTATTGTTCTGACAGCTCCCCACAACAACACGCCCATCAGGGTGACTTTAGGGAATTGGTTCAGATCAGCAGCAGACAGACATTTGCTTGTTGTCACAAAAGATTTGATCACTTTCACAATCTCAGATAACAAGGCCGACTGCCTGGACAGGAGAAACCTGTTCACCAAGTGTATTAAAAGTAGCAGCATCGACTACAGCAGCTCACCATCTCCTCTGCTGGTGGACCTACAGGAGGACGAGGCTTTTAGCAGCTTGACGGAGGTTCGCGGGTCAAAGTTCAACGATGTCATCAGAGGGAACAAAGAACACAATGTTATTGTcccaggaggaggagatgattTCATCCAgggtagaggaggagaggactGGTACGTTATCACGCCGGGCCAAGGAGTAAAAACCATCAACAATCAATCTCCAGATCTAGCCTTGGATATTCTCTTTCTGAAAGAAGAATACGAGAACATAAAGTGTTCTTGTGAAGGGCAGAGCATCATCATGTTGGTACATGGTAGAAAAGATGTTATTTTACAGAACTGGTTTGATTCAAAGTTTCATCAGCACCTGCAGATTAAAACCAGTGATGGAATAACAGCTGGACTGATGACCAACCGCAGCAGCTGTGATGACTCGTTAATGTTCCCTGTAACTGTTGATTATAGAAACCAGAAACCCAAGTGTGTCAGCCGTTTCCGAGTCTTCTATGGCCTTCAATGCACAATGATGAATATGATTAATCATGATTCAGTTAAAGAAATGTACGGTTCCTCAGGTTTCGACATCATGGTTGGAAACAGTAATGAGAATCTGCTTGATCCGTACACCGGAGGGGCACTGATGGTTGGAGGTGAAGGAAAAGACACTTACATAATCAAACAAGGATATGGAAACTCAATGATCGACAACTTTGCAGAAGATCAGAGTATTGATACTGTGTCGGTTGACATGGATTATCTTCATTGCAGTCAAGTCACACTGGACTCATCAACAGACGATCTGAAGGTGACAATCACATCAAAAGGGGAACAACTAAAATTCACTCTGCTCAACTACGCCAAAAGTTCCAAATATCAGCACTTAGTATTTCAAAGCTCTGACGGAGtgaattttaaattgaaatcacTAAACTCAACTGGTGATGTACCATTCTTTCAAATTGAAGCTTTCAAAGTGACTCTGAAACAGCTACAGGTTGACTGCCGCTTGGATCTCAACTCTCAGAGGAATCTGTCAAAGGTCCACACGGTGCAAGGCTGTCCCTCCCAGTCCAATGACATACTAG GTAACGATCAAGacaacgctctgattggtgggTGGAAGGATGACACCTTGGAAGGAGGCGCCGGAGATGACACGCTGATCGGAGGGAACGGAGACGACATCCTGATTGGTGGcttgggagatgacactctttATGGCGAGGACGGAAATGACACTATGATGGGAGACTCTGGCCGGGACGTCTTCCTTCCCGGACCAGGGGCCGGTGTGGTGGACGAGGGTACCTGGAGAACACGGTTGTGA
- the LOC120561103 gene encoding iron-regulated protein FrpC-like: protein MADWKKNWRLLILFSLLSLTELFEVRDEEWKELSPDIAALHQLRGLSEHMFHENIRNPPNHRSLVMDLFLVPLHRDTTVLGTRDVLKSVSREDIDQNPMTLLADLQENDNFTSFVIQKEQDFEGFLAAIDKQKTQNLLLSASEISHSYSQKLLVMTDKEKSSNDRVQQEYSMDPHYSVIVSNECLLNVSCVPEADSYTLVRIFGSVSEDGQTVSGLSGSSLAELMLKPSLETAPVFSLDGNTTKDFQHNLIRVFTARGIRAVLETTQENHQTYQVMNQLREVSGYQIPQRPVDHSTQYDHQQILILEDDPVVRKAATYLFEKHPTVSSVYVLDNNQRPVLIRGDSMPLTEDSRLVLVGHGRKDNSGEMRLGGYEVQDVSKIIQQTSRDSNKIKTISVVACDVGSDNAFIETLLKDLHETAGIKTELHIRDAVLQVSHTGEKITLEITKDGEQWRNKDDSKKVVATLDRNGDEDEAFSSVTEVRGSKFNDDIRGNKEHNVIVPGGGDDFIQGRGGEDWYVITPGQGVKTINNQSPDLALDILFLKHNMYIKCSCEGQSIIILVDGRKDVILQNWFDSKFHQHLQIKTSDGITAGLMTNRSSCDEDDLMFPITVDYRNQKPEPLLLPITQETKYKSFRDGRCLFCLQGKVIVMSYQYSVKEMYGSSGFDVMVGNSNDNLLDPYTGGALMFGGEGKDIYVIKQGYGNHLIIDNFAEDQSIDTVLVDMDYLHGSQVSLYSSKEDLEVTITSKGEQFKFTLLNYTTSSKYQHLEFQSSDGVNFKLKSLNSTRNVPFFQIEAFKVTLKQLQVDCRLDLNSQRNLSKVHTVQGCPSQSNDILGNDQDNALIGGWKDDALEGGAGDDTLIGGNGDDLLIGGLGDDTLYGEDGNDTMMGDSGQDVFLPGPGADLVDGGPGRDTVVYRGDPDTGKGVYVNLLTGQGRYADAEGDVLKDVEIVIGTVYSDILVSGYESSLLKGSDGNDILVSTGGDYLVGGDGNDIYMLAFNNGSVTVDNCAKDNATDVLYMSSQSTPPFDCQLLSDRVLLTFFGLNQTTVKITLQGWISDENECGHLKLVFRDLEVSVDQLLQECQLRQLEKCPLCWVFLCANKKKQQQEIWEQLETNVHSIASWLI from the exons ATGGCAGATTGGAAGAAGAATTGGAGGCTCCTGATCCTCTTCAGCCTCCTCAGCCTCACTGAACTATTCG AGGTGAGAGATGAAGAGTGGAAGGAGCTCAGCCCGGATATCGCTGCACTACACCAGCTCAGAGGACTGTCTGAACACATGTTTCATGAAAATATCAGGAACCCACCGAACCACAGGTCTCTTGTTATGGATTTGTTCCTTGTTCCTCTCCATAG GGACACAACCGTGCTTGGGACCAGAGATGTGTTGAAATCTGTTAGCAG GGAGGACATTGACCAAAACCCGATGACTTTGCTGGCTGATCTTCAGGAGAATGACAATTTCACATCTTTTGTCATTCAGAAGGAACAG GATTTTGAAGGCTTCTTGGCAGCAATTGATAAACAGAAGACACAAAATTTGCTGCTGAGTGCTTCGGAGATCTCGCACAGCTACAGCCAAAAACTTCTGGTCATGACCGACAAAGAAAAGTCATCAAATGACAGAGTCCAACAGGAATACAGCATGGATCCTCATTACTCAGTTATAGTCAGCAATGAATGCCTGTTAAATGTCTCGTGTGTACCAGAAGCAGACAGCTACACCCTGGTGAGAATATTTGGGAGTGTTTCAGAAGATGGCCAAACTGTGTCTGGCCTTTCTGGCTCTTCACTCGCAGAGCTGATGTTGAAACCATCACTGGAAACTGCGCCTGTGTTCTCTCTCGATGGAAACACAACCAAAGACTTCCAACATAACTTAATTCGAGTTTTTACGGCCCGTGGCATCAGAGCAGTCCTAGAAACAACCCAGGAGAATCACCAGACTTACCAGGTCATGAACCAACTTAGAGAAGTTTCTGGATACCAAATTCCACAAAGACCAGTTGATCACAGCACCCAGTACGACCACCAGCAGATCCTCATCCTGGAAGATGACCCTGTTGTCAGAAAAGCTGCTACGTATCTGTTTGAGAAGCATCCAACGGTTTCCTCTGTCTACGTTCTTGATAACAACCAAAGACCAGTACTGATCCGAGGTGACTCCATGCCTCTGACAGAGGACAGCCGGCTGGTGCTGGTCGGCCACGGCAGGAAAGACAACTCGGGAGAAATGAGACTGGGAGGATACGAAGTGCAAGATGTCTCCAAAATCATTCAACAAACCTCCAGGGATTccaataaaattaaaacaataagtGTGGTGGCCTGTGACGTTGGATCAGATAATGCATTCATTGAAACGCTGCTGAAGGATCTCCATGAGACCGCCGGCATCAAGACAGAGCTGCACATCAGAGACGCTGTGCTCCAGGTCagccacacaggagagaaaatcACCCTGGAGATCACTAAGGATGGAGAGCAATGGAGAAATAAAGATGACAGCAAGAAAGTGGTCGCAACACTCGACAGGAACGGAGAT GAGGACGAGGCTTTTAGCAGCGTGACGGAGGTTCGCGGGTCAAAGTTCAACGATGACATCAGAGGGAACAAAGAACACAACGTTATTGTcccaggaggaggagatgattTCATCCAgggtagaggaggagaggactGGTACGTTATCACGCCGGGCCAAGGAGTAAAAACCATCAACAATCAATCTCCAGATCTAGCCTTGGATATTCTCTTTCTGAAACATAACATGTACATAAAGTGTTCTTGTGAAGGGCAGAGCATCATCATTTTGGTAGACGGTAGAAAAGATGTTATTTTACAGAACTGGTTTGATTCAAAGTTTCATCAGCATCTGCAGATTAAAACCAGTGATGGAATAACAGCTGGACTGATGACCAACCGCAGCAGCTGTGATGAGGATGATTTGATGTTCCCCATAACTGTTGATTATAGAAATCAGAAACCTGAACCACTTCTTCTGCCCATAACACAGGAAACTAAATACAAGTCTTTCAGAGATGGAAGATGCTTATTCTGCCTTCAAGGCAAAGTGATAGTGATGAGTTATCAGTATTCAGTAAAAGAAATGTACGGTTCCTCAGGTTTCGACGTCATGGTTGGAAACAGCAATGATAATCTGCTTGATCCATACACTGGAGGTGCCTTAATGTTTGGAGGTGAAGGAAAAGACATTTACGTAATCAAACAAGGATATGGAAACCACTTAATTATCGATAACTTTGCAGAAGATCAGAGTATTGATACTGTGTTGGTTGACATGGATTATCTTCATGGCAGTCAAGTCTCACTGTACTCATCAAAAGAAGATTTGGAAGTGACGATCACATCAAAAGGGGAACAATTCAAATTCACTCTGCTCAACTACACCACTAGTTCCAAATATCAGCACTTAGAATTTCAGAGTTCTGACGGAgtgaattttaaattaaaatcacTAAACTCAACCAGAAATGTCCCTTTCTTTCAAATTGAAGCATTCAAAGTGACTCTGAAACAGCTGCAGGTTGACTGCCGCTTGGATCTCAACTCTCAGAGGAATCTGTCAAAGGTCCACACGGTGCAAGGCTGTCCCTCCCAGTCCAATGACATACTAG GTAACGATCAAGacaacgctctgattggtgggTGGAAGGATGACGCCTTGGAAGGAGGCGCCGGAGATGACACGCTGATCGGAGGGAACGGAGACGACCTCCTGATTGGTGGcttgggagatgacactctttATGGCGAGGACGGAAATGACACCATGATGGGAGACTCTGGCCAGGACGTCTTCCTTCCTGGACCAGGGGCCGATCTGGTGGATGGGGGTCCTGGCAGAGACACGGTTGTGTACCGGGGCGATCCTGACACAGGTAAAGGAGTTTATGTCAACCTGCTGACGGGACAAGGCCGCTACGCCGATGCTGAGGGCGACGTGTTGAAGGATGTGGAGATAGTCATCGGCACCGTCTACTCTGATATCTTAGTGTCCGGTTACGAAAGTTCTCTTCTCAAAGGCTCGGACGGTAATGACATCTTGGTGTCGACCGGTGGTGATTACCTGGTTGGTGGTGATGGAAATGACATTTACATGTTGGCTTTCAACAACGGTTCAGTCACGGTTGATAACTGTGCCAAAGACAACGCTACAGACGTCTTGTACATGAGCTCACAGTCAACGCCGCCATTTGACTGCCAACTTTTGTCTGATAGAGTTCTCCTGACTTTCTTTGGACTTAACCAAACTACAGTTAAAATTACACTGCAGGGCTGGATCAGTGATGAGAACGAATGTGGTCATTTGAAGTTGGTTTTTAGAGATCTGGAGGTGTCGGTGGACCAGCTGCTGCAAGAGTGTCAGTTAAGACAGCTGGAAAAATGTCCTCTTTGCTGGGTTTTCCTTTGTgcaaacaagaaaaaacaacaacaagagaTATGGGAACAACTAGAAACAAATGTTCATTCAATTGCTAGCTGGCTGATATAG